From the genome of Deinococcus sp. AJ005, one region includes:
- a CDS encoding NAD-dependent succinate-semialdehyde dehydrogenase gives MTTIQNDPVTRSKAYFDGEWRSAPKTFEVFHPGTGESIGVVADCTADDARRAIDAAEVALESWRKVNPYQRGLILRKWNDLMFVHKEELARLMTLEMGKPITETRGEVHYAASFIEWCAGEAGNISGERVNMRFDHKRGMTASQPVGIVYAVTPWNFPAGMITRKAAPALAAGCVMVLKPAEQSPMTALYLAELWLEAGGPLNTLQVLPTNSAAEFSAPFMEDSRVRKLTFTGSTAVGRLLYQQAAKTIKRVSLELGGHAPFLVFADADLDKAAREVVGSKFRNAGQTCISTNRVYVQREVAEEFTRILTEKTRALVLGDPLLDSTSVGPVVEQAGLDKIKAQVEDALRLGATATVGGEAAGGLFFQPTVLTNVHPDSLILREETFGPVAPVVVFDTEEEGLRLANDSEYGLAAYAYTRDLGRAFRVAEALEYGIVGINDGVPSAGAPHVPFGGMKNSGVGREGGHWGLDEYLETKFISFGVE, from the coding sequence ATGACCACTATTCAAAACGATCCCGTGACCCGCAGCAAAGCCTACTTTGATGGCGAGTGGCGCAGCGCCCCTAAGACCTTCGAGGTCTTTCACCCCGGTACGGGAGAAAGCATCGGCGTAGTGGCCGACTGCACGGCAGACGACGCCCGGCGGGCCATCGACGCCGCCGAAGTTGCCCTGGAAAGCTGGCGCAAAGTGAATCCCTACCAGCGCGGCCTGATCCTGCGCAAGTGGAATGACCTGATGTTCGTCCATAAGGAGGAACTCGCCCGCCTGATGACGCTGGAAATGGGCAAGCCGATCACCGAGACGCGCGGCGAGGTGCATTACGCCGCCAGCTTTATTGAATGGTGTGCCGGGGAAGCCGGGAACATCAGCGGCGAGCGCGTCAACATGCGCTTTGACCACAAGCGTGGGATGACCGCCAGCCAGCCGGTGGGCATCGTCTATGCCGTGACCCCCTGGAATTTTCCTGCTGGGATGATCACCCGCAAGGCCGCCCCCGCGCTGGCCGCAGGCTGCGTGATGGTCCTCAAGCCCGCCGAGCAGAGTCCCATGACCGCGCTGTATCTGGCCGAGTTGTGGCTGGAAGCGGGCGGCCCCCTCAATACCCTGCAAGTGCTGCCCACCAATTCCGCCGCCGAATTTTCCGCGCCGTTCATGGAAGACAGCCGGGTGCGGAAGCTGACCTTCACGGGGTCCACCGCTGTCGGCAGGTTGCTGTACCAGCAGGCCGCGAAGACCATCAAACGGGTCAGCCTGGAACTCGGCGGCCACGCGCCGTTCCTGGTGTTCGCCGATGCCGATCTGGACAAAGCCGCCCGTGAAGTGGTCGGCAGCAAGTTCCGCAACGCCGGGCAAACGTGTATCAGCACCAACCGCGTGTATGTGCAGCGCGAGGTGGCCGAAGAATTTACCCGTATCCTGACCGAGAAGACGCGGGCGCTGGTGCTGGGCGATCCGCTGCTGGACAGCACAAGTGTCGGCCCGGTGGTGGAGCAGGCAGGGCTGGACAAGATAAAGGCGCAGGTGGAAGACGCGTTGCGGCTGGGCGCGACGGCCACCGTGGGCGGCGAGGCGGCGGGCGGCCTGTTCTTCCAGCCCACCGTGCTGACGAACGTTCACCCCGATTCCCTGATCTTGCGCGAGGAAACCTTTGGCCCGGTGGCCCCCGTCGTGGTGTTCGACACCGAGGAGGAAGGGCTGCGCCTCGCCAACGACTCGGAATACGGGCTGGCCGCGTATGCCTACACCCGCGATCTGGGCCGCGCCTTCCGGGTGGCCGAGGCGCTGGAGTACGGCATCGTGGGCATCAATGACGGCGTGCCGAGTGCGGGTGCGCCGCACGTGCCCTTCGGCGGCATGAAAAACAGCGGTGTGGGCCGTGAGGGCGGACACTGGGGTCTGGACGAGTACCTGGAAACGAAGTTCATCAGCTTCGGCGTGGAGTAA
- a CDS encoding nitroreductase family protein — MTSPPIAPPSTVPPPVIEGMLRRRTTNGPFRPDPVSREHQHMLMRVAQAAPSHFNSQPWRFVLIESPQTIGRVAELSGQSMTELIDAGLFFERYRRYFRFSQAEMEAKRDGIHIDHLPGPLKPFTRQVFSDAGLKVMRQLGVPKKLGEDNRQLVAGSPLLLAALLDKTEYRPGELSGFYSVFGLGAAVENIWNAVGALGMGIQFVSTPAEIPHHWQEIKDLLAVPGDLELMALFRLGYLPADQSRPTIDWSSRHRKRLEQFVYRETCAVPEAENS, encoded by the coding sequence ATGACCTCTCCACCCATTGCCCCTCCATCCACCGTTCCGCCCCCAGTGATCGAGGGCATGCTGCGGCGGCGCACCACCAACGGCCCCTTTCGGCCCGACCCGGTCAGCCGCGAACACCAGCACATGCTGATGCGGGTGGCGCAGGCCGCGCCCAGCCATTTCAACTCCCAGCCGTGGCGTTTCGTGCTGATCGAAAGCCCCCAGACCATCGGGCGGGTGGCCGAACTGTCGGGCCAGAGCATGACCGAATTGATCGATGCGGGGCTGTTCTTCGAGCGTTATCGCCGCTATTTCCGCTTCTCGCAGGCCGAGATGGAAGCTAAGCGCGACGGCATCCACATCGATCATCTGCCGGGACCGCTCAAGCCGTTTACGCGGCAGGTGTTCAGCGACGCGGGCCTGAAGGTCATGCGCCAACTGGGTGTGCCCAAAAAGCTGGGCGAGGACAACCGCCAACTGGTGGCCGGAAGCCCTCTGCTGCTGGCCGCGCTGCTGGACAAAACCGAGTACCGCCCCGGCGAGCTGTCGGGCTTTTACAGCGTGTTCGGGCTGGGCGCGGCGGTGGAAAATATCTGGAACGCGGTGGGGGCGCTGGGCATGGGTATCCAGTTCGTCAGCACGCCCGCCGAGATTCCGCACCACTGGCAGGAAATCAAGGACCTGCTGGCCGTACCGGGCGATCTGGAATTGATGGCCCTGTTTCGCCTGGGCTACCTGCCCGCAGACCAGAGCCGCCCCACCATCGACTGGAGCAGCCGCCACCGCAAACGCCTGGAGCAGTTCGTGTACCGTGAGACCTGCGCCGTGCCGGAGGCGGAGAATTCATAG
- a CDS encoding AI-2E family transporter, giving the protein MHASPPNAFQYLWRNPWVRAVAFAVVAYLIYLLAGQVHTVIVDFLVAFLIAYLANPLLNWLQRGRVARGLGVFFVVLLFFGLFALVGLLLVTVSGQLVMLVQKLPDQIGTLGTILDRLAGWLTDRGVGGLTNAREQIITAAQSYVQNLGDNVVPLLKNALNSTGTLFSSLIQVGGVVGQVVLILLLSIYLMADYSRVNATLLAIFPRPWQPRALEFSGLIGTAVGGYVRGQLLIALFIGVFVWLGLTLIGVPSAAAIGFIAGAFNIVPYLGPIIGATPALLLGLTMPNVLFTEIAVVAVFVIANQIEGNFLSPYILSRTTDLHPVTVLVAILIGVSLLGFVGALLAVPLVALGKLTLQKYYYPSRIYTEGP; this is encoded by the coding sequence CTGCATGCGTCGCCGCCCAACGCCTTCCAATACCTGTGGCGCAATCCCTGGGTGCGGGCCGTGGCGTTCGCCGTGGTCGCCTATCTGATCTATCTGCTGGCCGGGCAGGTCCATACCGTGATCGTGGATTTCCTGGTGGCGTTTTTAATCGCCTATCTGGCCAATCCGCTCCTGAACTGGCTGCAACGCGGGCGGGTGGCACGGGGGCTGGGCGTGTTCTTTGTGGTGCTGCTGTTCTTCGGACTGTTCGCGCTGGTGGGGCTGCTGCTGGTCACGGTGTCGGGGCAACTGGTCATGCTGGTGCAAAAGCTGCCCGACCAGATCGGCACACTGGGCACCATTCTGGACCGTCTGGCGGGCTGGCTCACGGACCGGGGCGTGGGCGGCCTGACCAACGCCCGCGAGCAGATCATCACGGCGGCGCAGAGCTATGTTCAGAATCTGGGCGACAACGTGGTGCCGCTCCTGAAAAATGCGCTGAACTCCACTGGAACGCTGTTCAGCAGCCTGATTCAGGTGGGCGGCGTGGTGGGTCAGGTCGTATTGATCCTGCTGCTCAGCATTTATCTGATGGCCGATTACAGCCGAGTCAACGCCACGCTGCTGGCGATCTTTCCGCGCCCCTGGCAGCCGCGCGCCCTGGAATTCAGCGGCCTGATCGGCACGGCGGTGGGCGGTTACGTGCGGGGGCAACTGCTGATCGCGCTGTTCATCGGCGTGTTCGTGTGGCTGGGCCTGACCCTGATCGGTGTGCCCAGCGCCGCCGCCATCGGCTTTATCGCCGGGGCCTTCAACATCGTGCCGTATCTGGGGCCGATCATCGGGGCCACGCCCGCCCTGCTGTTGGGGCTGACCATGCCCAACGTCCTGTTCACCGAGATTGCCGTGGTCGCCGTGTTCGTGATCGCCAACCAGATCGAGGGCAATTTCCTCAGCCCCTACATCCTGAGCCGCACCACCGACCTGCACCCGGTCACGGTGCTGGTCGCCATTCTGATCGGCGTCTCCTTGCTGGGTTTCGTGGGTGCGCTGCTGGCCGTGCCGCTGGTGGCCCTGGGTAAACTGACCTTGCAGAAGTATTACTATCCCAGCCGCATTTACACCGAAGGACCGTAG